One window from the genome of Entelurus aequoreus isolate RoL-2023_Sb linkage group LG04, RoL_Eaeq_v1.1, whole genome shotgun sequence encodes:
- the rnf44 gene encoding RING finger protein 44 isoform X3 — protein sequence MRPWEVAVNRLPPTAPLNPRRFLGEPCNVPVHLRSPQVRRQWGRRDRPVLHTSLVHDENLHHLLFSQHHQQNPIMVDLHEQMHQGSVPISYTITTVTTHGFPIHTGQHLPGCTTQQLPACSVMFSGQLSLLCCLPPPLIQACTMQHMPVSYQAFPPLISSEHFILHPTPCVPPHQPPHLTPLSQFVPLQPQHPRMPLQRVENEVDLRGDQHPLGTFSYPPSHHPPALPPSLPIQYLPQEPLHQELPFGVPYPHMLPRRANGQRYRLQQHLPPPPGFLPYFLSMLPVPPTAVGPAISLDLDVDDVEMENYEALLNLAERLGEAKPRGLAKADIEQLPSYRFSSENHLSEQTLCVVCFSDFECRQLLRVLPCNHEFHAKCVDKWLKTNRTCPICRADASDAVVVH from the exons ATGCGACCATGGGAAGTAGCAGTAAATAGGCTGCCTCCAACAGCCCCCTTGAACCCAAGGAGGTTTCTTGGAGAGCCCTGTAACGTCCCTGTGCATCTCAGGAG CCCACAAGTGAGACGTCAGTGGGGGAGACGAGACAGACCTGTGCTACACACTTCTCTGGTCCACGATGAGAATCTCCATCATCTGCTTTTCTCCCAACATCACCAACAG AACCCCATCATGGTGGATCTACACGAGCAG ATGCACCAGGGATCCGTTCCAATATCATACACTATTACGACGGTGACAACCCATGGATTTCCCATCCACACTGGCCAGCATTTACCAGGGTGCACCACTCAGCAGCTCCCAGCATGCTCGGTAATGTTCAGCGGACAGCTCTCTCTGCTTTGCTGCCTTCCTCCTCCT CTCATACAGGCATGTACCATGCAGCATATGCCAGTGTCGTATCAAGCCTTCCCACCCTTGATCTCCAGCGAACATTTTATATTGCACCCAACCCCATGTGTACCACCCCACCAGCCGCCGCACCTTACTCCTCTGAGCCAGTTTGTCCCTTTACAACCTCAGCACCCACGCATG CCTCTACAGAGGGTAGAGAATGAAGTTGACCTAAGAGGGGACCAACACCCATTAGGAACCTTCTCGTACCCTCCCTCACATCATCCACCAGCGCTGCCTCCTTCTCTGCCCATACAGTATCTTCCTCAAGAGCCTCTGCATCAGGAACTTCCCTTCGGAGTG CCATATCCACACATGCTGCCCCGGCGAGCGAATGGACAGAGATACCGGTTACAGCAGCATCTCCCTCCTCCGCCAGGCTTCCTCCCTTACTTCCT CTCTATGCTTCCTGTGCCTCCAACAGCTGTGGGCCCAGCCATCAGTCTTGATCTTGATGTGGATGATGTAGAGATGGAGAATTATGAG GCTTTACTTAATCTTGCCGAGAGGCTGGGTGAAGCAAAACCACGTGGACTTGCCAAGGCTGACATCGAGCAACTTCCATCGTACAGGTTCAGCTCAGAGAATCATCTATCTGAACAAACGCT GTGTGTTGTGTGCTTTAGTGACTTTGAGTGTCGGCAGCTACTTCGGGTATTACCCTGCAACCACGAGTTCCACGCCAAGTGTGTGGATAAATGGTTAAAG ACCAATCGCACTTGTCCCATCTGCCGAGCTGACGCGTCGGACGCCGTGGTCGTGCACTGA
- the rnf44 gene encoding RING finger protein 44 isoform X1, with translation MRPWEVAVNRLPPTAPLNPRRFLGEPCNVPVHLRSPQVRRQWGRRDRPVLHTSLVHDENLHHLLFSQHHQQVPIDESRQFSHTSSQPRMLHPAAHLPQQNPIMVDLHEQMHQGSVPISYTITTVTTHGFPIHTGQHLPGCTTQQLPACSVMFSGQLSLLCCLPPPLIQACTMQHMPVSYQAFPPLISSEHFILHPTPCVPPHQPPHLTPLSQFVPLQPQHPRMPLQRVENEVDLRGDQHPLGTFSYPPSHHPPALPPSLPIQYLPQEPLHQELPFGVPYPHMLPRRANGQRYRLQQHLPPPPGFLPYFLSMLPVPPTAVGPAISLDLDVDDVEMENYEALLNLAERLGEAKPRGLAKADIEQLPSYRFSSENHLSEQTLCVVCFSDFECRQLLRVLPCNHEFHAKCVDKWLKTNRTCPICRADASDAVVVH, from the exons ATGCGACCATGGGAAGTAGCAGTAAATAGGCTGCCTCCAACAGCCCCCTTGAACCCAAGGAGGTTTCTTGGAGAGCCCTGTAACGTCCCTGTGCATCTCAGGAG CCCACAAGTGAGACGTCAGTGGGGGAGACGAGACAGACCTGTGCTACACACTTCTCTGGTCCACGATGAGAATCTCCATCATCTGCTTTTCTCCCAACATCACCAACAGGTTCCTATAGATGAGTCCAGACAATTCAGCCACACCAGCTCTCAGCCACGCATGCTTCACCCTGCTGCCCATTTGCCTCAACAGAACCCCATCATGGTGGATCTACACGAGCAG ATGCACCAGGGATCCGTTCCAATATCATACACTATTACGACGGTGACAACCCATGGATTTCCCATCCACACTGGCCAGCATTTACCAGGGTGCACCACTCAGCAGCTCCCAGCATGCTCGGTAATGTTCAGCGGACAGCTCTCTCTGCTTTGCTGCCTTCCTCCTCCT CTCATACAGGCATGTACCATGCAGCATATGCCAGTGTCGTATCAAGCCTTCCCACCCTTGATCTCCAGCGAACATTTTATATTGCACCCAACCCCATGTGTACCACCCCACCAGCCGCCGCACCTTACTCCTCTGAGCCAGTTTGTCCCTTTACAACCTCAGCACCCACGCATG CCTCTACAGAGGGTAGAGAATGAAGTTGACCTAAGAGGGGACCAACACCCATTAGGAACCTTCTCGTACCCTCCCTCACATCATCCACCAGCGCTGCCTCCTTCTCTGCCCATACAGTATCTTCCTCAAGAGCCTCTGCATCAGGAACTTCCCTTCGGAGTG CCATATCCACACATGCTGCCCCGGCGAGCGAATGGACAGAGATACCGGTTACAGCAGCATCTCCCTCCTCCGCCAGGCTTCCTCCCTTACTTCCT CTCTATGCTTCCTGTGCCTCCAACAGCTGTGGGCCCAGCCATCAGTCTTGATCTTGATGTGGATGATGTAGAGATGGAGAATTATGAG GCTTTACTTAATCTTGCCGAGAGGCTGGGTGAAGCAAAACCACGTGGACTTGCCAAGGCTGACATCGAGCAACTTCCATCGTACAGGTTCAGCTCAGAGAATCATCTATCTGAACAAACGCT GTGTGTTGTGTGCTTTAGTGACTTTGAGTGTCGGCAGCTACTTCGGGTATTACCCTGCAACCACGAGTTCCACGCCAAGTGTGTGGATAAATGGTTAAAG ACCAATCGCACTTGTCCCATCTGCCGAGCTGACGCGTCGGACGCCGTGGTCGTGCACTGA
- the rnf44 gene encoding RING finger protein 44 isoform X2 has product MRPWEVAVNRLPPTAPLNPRRFLGEPCNVPVHLRSPQVRRQWGRRDRPVLHTSLVHDENLHHLLFSQHHQQVPIDESRQFSHTSSQPRMLHPAAHLPQQNPIMVDLHEQMHQGSVPISYTITTVTTHGFPIHTGQHLPGCTTQQLPACSLIQACTMQHMPVSYQAFPPLISSEHFILHPTPCVPPHQPPHLTPLSQFVPLQPQHPRMPLQRVENEVDLRGDQHPLGTFSYPPSHHPPALPPSLPIQYLPQEPLHQELPFGVPYPHMLPRRANGQRYRLQQHLPPPPGFLPYFLSMLPVPPTAVGPAISLDLDVDDVEMENYEALLNLAERLGEAKPRGLAKADIEQLPSYRFSSENHLSEQTLCVVCFSDFECRQLLRVLPCNHEFHAKCVDKWLKTNRTCPICRADASDAVVVH; this is encoded by the exons ATGCGACCATGGGAAGTAGCAGTAAATAGGCTGCCTCCAACAGCCCCCTTGAACCCAAGGAGGTTTCTTGGAGAGCCCTGTAACGTCCCTGTGCATCTCAGGAG CCCACAAGTGAGACGTCAGTGGGGGAGACGAGACAGACCTGTGCTACACACTTCTCTGGTCCACGATGAGAATCTCCATCATCTGCTTTTCTCCCAACATCACCAACAGGTTCCTATAGATGAGTCCAGACAATTCAGCCACACCAGCTCTCAGCCACGCATGCTTCACCCTGCTGCCCATTTGCCTCAACAGAACCCCATCATGGTGGATCTACACGAGCAG ATGCACCAGGGATCCGTTCCAATATCATACACTATTACGACGGTGACAACCCATGGATTTCCCATCCACACTGGCCAGCATTTACCAGGGTGCACCACTCAGCAGCTCCCAGCATGCTCG CTCATACAGGCATGTACCATGCAGCATATGCCAGTGTCGTATCAAGCCTTCCCACCCTTGATCTCCAGCGAACATTTTATATTGCACCCAACCCCATGTGTACCACCCCACCAGCCGCCGCACCTTACTCCTCTGAGCCAGTTTGTCCCTTTACAACCTCAGCACCCACGCATG CCTCTACAGAGGGTAGAGAATGAAGTTGACCTAAGAGGGGACCAACACCCATTAGGAACCTTCTCGTACCCTCCCTCACATCATCCACCAGCGCTGCCTCCTTCTCTGCCCATACAGTATCTTCCTCAAGAGCCTCTGCATCAGGAACTTCCCTTCGGAGTG CCATATCCACACATGCTGCCCCGGCGAGCGAATGGACAGAGATACCGGTTACAGCAGCATCTCCCTCCTCCGCCAGGCTTCCTCCCTTACTTCCT CTCTATGCTTCCTGTGCCTCCAACAGCTGTGGGCCCAGCCATCAGTCTTGATCTTGATGTGGATGATGTAGAGATGGAGAATTATGAG GCTTTACTTAATCTTGCCGAGAGGCTGGGTGAAGCAAAACCACGTGGACTTGCCAAGGCTGACATCGAGCAACTTCCATCGTACAGGTTCAGCTCAGAGAATCATCTATCTGAACAAACGCT GTGTGTTGTGTGCTTTAGTGACTTTGAGTGTCGGCAGCTACTTCGGGTATTACCCTGCAACCACGAGTTCCACGCCAAGTGTGTGGATAAATGGTTAAAG ACCAATCGCACTTGTCCCATCTGCCGAGCTGACGCGTCGGACGCCGTGGTCGTGCACTGA